GCGCGGGGAGGCTATAATGCGCTGTGCTTTCTGCTGGTTTCAAGAAGGTGTAGGAATGAGATTCAATGTAGCGCAATTGCTGCTTGGCCCCACGGGCGGGGTCCGAGAGTACGATTTGGACGATGACATCAGCGGGCTGGATCCGCTCATTGTGCCGCATAGCACGCTTGTGGGCCATGTGCGGTTCACCCACGTGGGCGCCAATGTGCTGGTGGAGGGCAGCGCGCATGCCGATTTGGAACTCATCTGCGTGCGTTGCGCCGAGCCTTTCGTTGAGCGGGTGTCCATTGAACTCGTGGAGGAGTTTGAGCCTAGTATAGATGTCTTGACCGGGCGCGTGTTGCCTGGCACGCACGAGGACCCGGCGCTGGTGATTGACAAGCACAACATGCTGGATCTCAGCGAGGTTGTGCGCCAGAATCTGCTTCTGGCGATTGAGGATCACCCGCACTGCCGGGAAGATTGCGCCGGCATTTGTCCCCACTGCGGGTGCAACCTGAATACGGAAACCTGTACCTGCACGGATGAGCCGGTGGACCCGCGCTGGGCTCCGCTGGCGGGCCTGCGGACAAGTTGATCTCATTGAAGGAGAGTTTGGACTATGGGTGCTCTGCCGAAACGAAAACTGTCAAAGGGACGGCGGGATCGTCGCCGGTCGCATCTGGCGCTGAAGACGACCTCCCTGGTCGTGTGCCCAGAGTGCAAGAACCTGCGGCTGCCCCATCGGG
This is a stretch of genomic DNA from Chloroflexota bacterium. It encodes these proteins:
- a CDS encoding DUF177 domain-containing protein — translated: MRFNVAQLLLGPTGGVREYDLDDDISGLDPLIVPHSTLVGHVRFTHVGANVLVEGSAHADLELICVRCAEPFVERVSIELVEEFEPSIDVLTGRVLPGTHEDPALVIDKHNMLDLSEVVRQNLLLAIEDHPHCREDCAGICPHCGCNLNTETCTCTDEPVDPRWAPLAGLRTS
- the rpmF gene encoding 50S ribosomal protein L32, with amino-acid sequence MGALPKRKLSKGRRDRRRSHLALKTTSLVVCPECKNLRLPHRVCPTCGYYRGAARIEVEGGE